From a region of the Paenibacillus lutimineralis genome:
- a CDS encoding PhzF family phenazine biosynthesis protein produces the protein MKVEVYTLNAFAKGERGGNPAGVVLEDGLSLETAEMQLIAKELGLSETAFMEKSLLADYKIRYFTPASEVDLCGHATIAAFGLMHSLGLSKEGTSYTIETKAGILDVDISSGGLVYLSQALPQFLEKISCEEIAPSLGMDAEDLETGLPIQIVSTGLRDILIPIRSRKLLNEVQPNFEAITAISEKYDVVGYHLFTMDTPDAAAAECRNFAPLYDIPEESATGTSNGALLSYLYQHGQRSLREVEQVMFRQGYSMDCPSEIKVGLRLSESGEINQVRVGGAVVGIERRHITI, from the coding sequence ATGAAGGTAGAAGTGTATACGTTAAATGCGTTTGCGAAAGGGGAGCGTGGCGGTAATCCAGCGGGTGTTGTCTTGGAGGACGGCCTTTCGCTGGAAACTGCTGAAATGCAGCTCATAGCGAAGGAATTGGGCCTTTCGGAGACAGCCTTTATGGAAAAATCCCTGCTTGCGGATTACAAAATCCGCTATTTCACCCCCGCCAGCGAAGTTGATCTGTGCGGACACGCCACGATTGCTGCATTTGGACTAATGCATTCGTTAGGTTTATCAAAGGAAGGGACCTCCTATACGATAGAAACCAAGGCAGGGATTTTGGATGTCGATATTAGCTCTGGGGGTCTTGTTTATTTGTCACAGGCTTTACCACAATTTCTTGAAAAGATATCCTGTGAGGAAATCGCCCCATCTTTAGGGATGGATGCCGAGGATCTGGAAACCGGGTTGCCCATCCAGATTGTTTCGACGGGGCTGCGGGACATTTTGATCCCGATACGCAGCAGGAAGCTCTTGAATGAGGTTCAGCCAAATTTTGAAGCCATAACTGCCATCAGCGAAAAATATGATGTGGTTGGATATCATCTGTTCACGATGGATACGCCAGATGCTGCTGCTGCGGAATGCCGGAATTTCGCTCCGCTGTACGATATTCCCGAGGAGAGCGCGACAGGAACATCCAACGGTGCCCTGCTCAGCTATTTGTACCAACATGGCCAACGATCTTTGCGGGAAGTGGAGCAAGTCATGTTCAGGCAAGGGTATTCGATGGATTGTCCTTCTGAAATCAAGGTAGGATTACGCCTGAGCGAGAGCGGTGAAATCAACCAGGTTCGGGTTGGCGGTGCAGTGGTTGGCATTGAACGAAGACATATCACGATATAA
- a CDS encoding response regulator transcription factor, which translates to MKLLIVEDDIGISYTIARVMQDEGHEVTECHNGEEGLHHALYGEFDLIILDIMLPKVDGFTFIQELRKQRVDTPILCLTAKDGLNDRVKGLTIGADDYVVKPFEIPELIVRAKVLLRRYGKVNQEEQISYGPIAIQVRNRAVTVTGEVLTLTEKEYELLEYLLINKEQIVTKEQIYNRIWGLDSEAGIGIVELYVHYLRKKLSSWHADQYIQTVRGLGYILRINE; encoded by the coding sequence ATGAAACTATTGATCGTAGAGGACGATATTGGGATATCGTATACAATTGCAAGAGTTATGCAGGATGAAGGGCATGAAGTTACGGAGTGTCATAACGGAGAAGAGGGCTTGCATCACGCATTGTACGGCGAGTTCGATTTAATTATTTTGGATATTATGCTGCCCAAGGTTGATGGATTTACGTTCATCCAAGAGTTGAGGAAGCAAAGAGTGGATACCCCGATTCTTTGTCTGACGGCAAAAGACGGGTTGAACGACCGGGTAAAGGGTTTAACGATCGGAGCGGACGATTATGTGGTAAAGCCATTCGAGATTCCAGAGCTGATCGTCAGAGCTAAAGTGCTGCTGCGTCGTTATGGCAAGGTTAATCAAGAAGAGCAGATTAGCTACGGCCCGATTGCTATTCAAGTTAGAAATCGAGCAGTAACGGTTACAGGAGAAGTGCTGACCTTAACAGAAAAGGAATATGAGCTGCTTGAGTACCTGCTCATCAATAAAGAGCAGATCGTGACGAAGGAGCAAATCTATAACCGAATTTGGGGACTCGATTCGGAAGCGGGAATTGGCATCGTTGAGCTCTATGTCCATTATCTTCGGAAGAAGCTGTCTTCATGGCATGCTGATCAATATATCCAAACCGTAAGAGGTTTGGGCTACATACTCAGAATAAACGAGTAG
- a CDS encoding DUF885 domain-containing protein, which produces MNLVRQMFKNTRLTILLVAGLLVLLTVGGLLWQTQHQSESFDALIQKMAFDTLKDDPEKQLYFDLKNVEGIRWDPTKLTDMSDADYEQLYLKRNGYLKKLNDYDAAKLSPEDKLTYDILEWNLSAEQKVYKYWELDTNDYLSLSIFPPYFANNYPIRNQADAKNYIVALNGFSDKVAHVIDRIQDRRQKGIVPASEFLKEMLTSYNNLRNTKPEETILYSLYTEKLTELKLDPSEEEKLKKELAQTLTDHVLASYGKLADVIENDLMKQASVSQGIWSQPGGSEYYSAKLKLTTGTDLSPQEMHEIAKRKVEEIVKELRSGASGQAQTTSAARFLTGDELLQALNSSLLDAKPYLSDWFEEELIPDHPVDVRAYSALIASAGGMYIPLSLDGDRSGRFVVPLESPTSEKMVKMLALHEGIPGHHFQFSIQYDQPTIPLIRKITMTHGYVEGWAVYMESLCAEKGMLDRNTVLIRLANLSIATVIDTGIHGLKWTREQANEYLMSVIGTGDDAFIDDVIANPGRKENYAIGSEQFQSLREKAQSELGDRFDIKAFHSVLLRNGNMPFPILEQQVNQYIKSAK; this is translated from the coding sequence ATGAACCTTGTAAGACAGATGTTTAAGAACACCAGATTGACTATTTTATTGGTAGCAGGATTACTTGTCTTGCTGACTGTAGGTGGTTTGTTGTGGCAGACCCAACATCAGTCAGAGAGTTTCGACGCATTAATTCAGAAGATGGCGTTTGATACGCTTAAGGATGACCCTGAGAAACAGCTTTATTTTGACTTGAAAAATGTGGAGGGAATCCGATGGGATCCCACTAAGCTTACGGACATGTCGGATGCTGATTACGAACAATTATACTTAAAGAGAAATGGTTATCTTAAAAAATTGAATGACTATGATGCTGCCAAGCTTTCCCCGGAAGACAAACTCACCTACGATATCCTCGAATGGAACCTAAGCGCGGAGCAGAAAGTATATAAATATTGGGAGCTGGATACGAATGACTACCTTTCCCTATCCATTTTTCCGCCGTATTTCGCGAACAACTATCCGATTCGCAACCAAGCAGATGCAAAGAATTATATCGTTGCGCTGAACGGGTTTTCGGATAAAGTCGCGCATGTCATAGATAGAATTCAAGACAGACGGCAGAAAGGTATTGTCCCTGCTTCTGAATTTCTTAAGGAAATGCTTACGAGTTACAACAATTTGCGGAATACGAAACCGGAAGAAACGATTCTGTATAGTTTATACACTGAGAAATTGACCGAGTTAAAACTCGATCCCTCCGAAGAGGAGAAGCTGAAAAAAGAGCTAGCGCAAACCCTAACCGATCATGTACTGGCTTCTTACGGCAAACTTGCCGATGTGATCGAGAACGATCTTATGAAGCAAGCATCCGTGAGCCAAGGAATCTGGAGTCAGCCGGGCGGCAGCGAGTATTATTCTGCAAAGCTCAAACTTACTACGGGTACGGACCTCAGTCCTCAGGAAATGCACGAGATCGCTAAACGCAAGGTAGAAGAGATCGTGAAGGAACTAAGAAGCGGGGCTTCGGGTCAAGCACAGACTACATCTGCAGCCAGATTCCTAACCGGAGATGAATTGCTGCAAGCGTTAAATAGCAGTCTGTTGGATGCCAAGCCCTACTTGTCCGATTGGTTTGAAGAGGAGCTTATCCCGGACCATCCCGTGGACGTGCGGGCGTATTCGGCTCTTATCGCATCGGCAGGTGGAATGTATATCCCCTTATCTTTAGATGGTGATAGGAGCGGGAGATTTGTTGTTCCACTCGAAAGCCCGACCTCCGAAAAAATGGTTAAAATGCTTGCATTGCATGAGGGTATTCCTGGACATCACTTTCAATTCTCGATTCAATATGATCAACCAACCATTCCATTAATCCGTAAAATAACGATGACGCATGGATACGTAGAGGGATGGGCGGTCTATATGGAAAGCTTATGTGCGGAGAAGGGCATGCTTGATCGGAACACGGTACTAATCCGTTTGGCGAACCTTTCCATAGCTACCGTGATAGATACGGGTATCCATGGGCTGAAGTGGACAAGAGAACAAGCTAATGAGTATCTGATGAGTGTCATCGGAACGGGGGACGATGCTTTCATCGACGATGTCATTGCTAATCCAGGACGTAAAGAAAACTATGCGATCGGATCGGAGCAATTCCAATCCCTTCGAGAGAAGGCGCAAAGCGAACTCGGGGATCGCTTCGATATCAAGGCATTTCATTCCGTTCTTCTTCGAAACGGTAATATGCCATTTCCGATATTGGAGCAGCAAGTGAATCAATACATCAAGTCCGCCAAATAA
- a CDS encoding sensor histidine kinase — translation MIKRTLVRMTIWNSTVVFCLLIILGGALYGLARYRIYSDIDRQLVFNIDHMQQITLSSGDQVTYIDLKEPERFMMVFYWDSNDTLLQSFIYKWQFIDLSSMLREKQNHMGPESIRVGKKTYRFVSRPYQGNLPVVEKLSNTPLKTVQIFTEISAEAYYLNRLLWSISIGIGIGALISIIAGYALARRALIPIQKAWDKQQQFVADASHELRSPLSVVRGQTQILLRHPDHTIEEESAPISAILKETKRMSNMVDGLLLLARGDSHEEVISCKPVRVDRIIKEIAKKMEPIMDYKQLRLQLHVEGSEMLMNGDEDRLIQLFMILLDNAIKFTQADGQIDLECLRQGKSVLVTVKDNGVGISEHELPLIFNRFYKGDSSRNRGDHGAGLGLSIARWIVDQHQGSVHISSGVGCGTTVMIRFPVIS, via the coding sequence ATGATTAAACGCACGCTAGTACGAATGACGATATGGAACAGCACGGTCGTATTTTGCTTGCTCATCATACTGGGGGGAGCGTTATACGGGCTGGCGCGTTATCGGATCTATTCCGACATTGACCGTCAGCTGGTGTTTAATATTGACCACATGCAACAAATTACTCTAAGTAGCGGGGATCAAGTCACTTACATTGATTTGAAGGAACCGGAACGTTTTATGATGGTATTTTATTGGGACTCCAACGATACCTTGCTTCAAAGCTTTATATATAAATGGCAATTTATCGATTTGAGTTCGATGCTTCGGGAAAAACAAAACCACATGGGACCCGAGTCGATACGCGTGGGTAAGAAAACCTATCGATTCGTGAGCAGACCCTATCAAGGCAATTTGCCAGTAGTCGAGAAGCTGTCTAACACGCCTTTGAAAACAGTTCAGATATTTACGGAAATTTCTGCCGAGGCGTATTATTTGAATCGGTTATTATGGAGTATTAGTATCGGAATCGGTATCGGCGCGTTAATATCTATCATCGCAGGTTACGCATTGGCTAGACGGGCGCTCATTCCGATTCAGAAGGCTTGGGACAAGCAGCAGCAATTCGTTGCAGATGCCTCTCACGAGTTGAGGAGTCCGCTTTCGGTCGTCCGAGGGCAAACGCAAATATTGTTACGCCATCCCGATCATACGATCGAGGAAGAAAGCGCTCCAATTTCAGCCATTCTGAAAGAAACCAAAAGAATGAGCAACATGGTAGACGGGCTGCTTCTTCTGGCAAGAGGCGATTCACATGAGGAAGTCATCTCATGCAAACCTGTGCGAGTTGACAGGATCATTAAAGAGATCGCAAAAAAAATGGAGCCAATAATGGATTACAAGCAATTGCGCTTACAGCTTCATGTCGAAGGCTCGGAAATGCTCATGAATGGAGATGAGGATCGTCTCATACAGTTGTTCATGATTTTGTTGGACAATGCCATTAAATTTACGCAGGCGGATGGGCAAATCGATCTTGAGTGTCTTAGGCAAGGGAAATCAGTTCTCGTAACCGTCAAGGATAACGGAGTGGGCATTTCGGAACACGAATTACCACTCATATTTAATCGCTTCTACAAGGGAGATTCCTCTAGAAATAGAGGGGATCATGGAGCGGGTCTAGGGCTATCGATCGCGCGTTGGATCGTCGATCAACATCAAGGTTCTGTCCACATTAGCAGCGGGGTAGGGTGTGGTACGACCGTTATGATTCGTTTTCCAGTGATTAGTTAA
- a CDS encoding serine hydrolase domain-containing protein, which translates to MMKSRWIMGVVLSSCLLLASCDDNKAPAETQNIAGALNISEPTAAMDSPSNEALITYEVTRNYAMEKADLLTKTYDTNSVQYVLIDHGRIVVSGQSGKNDEQGQKPLTKDTMYGIGSTSKMFTTVAVMQLVEQGKIELDTPVVQYIPEFTMMDERYKQITPRMLLNHSSGLKGSSTKNAVLFEDNDTYAHDTLLGQLAGQSLKADPGAYSVYCNDGFTLAEILVERVSGMNFTSYIHRYITEPLGMVNTKTPLDSPDTAKMAGLYYPRYAGQLPGEMLNVIGSGGIYSTAEDLARFSQVFTGKEEEVLSVKSAAAMAQDEYKTSLWPDDADNSLEYGLGWDSVNLYPFSEYGMKALTKGGDTPLYHASLVVLPEQDMAAAVVTSGGSSTHDQLLANGILLQALKEKGTISELKPEKSYGAPVKADMPESMLQYSGIYGATGTTINIDITEGGVMSITSEQPPNDSAGIYRYSADGMFHSSDGNVMISFVTEENGRTYLWLRRYASFPGLGQMAISMYNAEKLQPQDLPAETIEAWNKRDGRKYYVLDEKYTSIAYLTLEAVTIDLNVSKQLPGYVLDKRITGPNSAVSELQIPGSKGRDLLGLTFFTQDGVEYFNLGGFILVNEDAVNPFSFAKKSIVTIPPDGYAQWYTISDKDGGKIVKVSMSQNASFAVFNAKGTCIYFSVIGGQDQVELPAGGSIVFAGDAGTKFEISTQ; encoded by the coding sequence ATGATGAAAAGTCGATGGATAATGGGAGTTGTGCTATCTTCGTGTCTGCTGCTAGCCTCCTGCGACGACAATAAGGCACCGGCAGAGACGCAGAACATAGCAGGGGCGCTGAATATATCTGAGCCGACGGCGGCAATGGACTCACCTTCGAATGAGGCTTTAATCACCTACGAAGTAACTCGGAATTATGCAATGGAGAAGGCAGATCTCCTCACGAAAACTTACGATACTAACAGCGTACAATACGTCCTTATTGATCATGGCCGCATCGTCGTATCCGGCCAATCTGGCAAGAATGATGAGCAGGGACAGAAGCCGCTCACGAAAGACACGATGTACGGGATCGGCTCGACGAGTAAAATGTTTACCACGGTTGCCGTTATGCAGTTAGTCGAACAAGGGAAAATCGAGCTCGATACGCCGGTCGTCCAGTATATCCCCGAGTTTACAATGATGGATGAACGTTACAAACAGATTACGCCGCGCATGCTGCTCAATCATTCTTCCGGGCTGAAGGGATCCTCGACTAAGAACGCCGTTTTATTCGAAGATAACGACACCTATGCCCACGATACACTGCTGGGGCAACTGGCCGGTCAGAGCTTAAAAGCGGACCCGGGCGCTTATTCGGTTTACTGCAATGACGGATTTACGCTAGCCGAGATTCTGGTCGAGCGAGTCAGCGGAATGAACTTTACCTCTTATATCCATCGATATATTACGGAACCTCTGGGTATGGTCAATACGAAGACGCCGCTCGATTCTCCTGACACAGCGAAGATGGCGGGACTCTATTATCCTAGATATGCAGGACAACTACCAGGCGAGATGCTCAACGTGATCGGATCGGGAGGCATTTATTCCACGGCGGAAGATTTGGCTCGATTCTCGCAAGTTTTCACAGGGAAAGAAGAAGAAGTCTTGTCCGTTAAATCGGCTGCGGCCATGGCACAAGACGAGTACAAGACGTCTTTGTGGCCTGACGATGCGGACAACTCATTGGAATACGGTCTCGGCTGGGACAGCGTCAATCTGTATCCCTTCAGCGAATACGGGATGAAGGCGCTGACCAAAGGCGGGGACACGCCTCTCTATCACGCGTCGCTCGTTGTGCTTCCCGAACAGGACATGGCGGCAGCTGTCGTCACTTCCGGCGGGAGCAGCACGCATGATCAGCTTCTGGCGAACGGAATCCTGCTTCAGGCGCTGAAGGAGAAAGGGACAATTTCCGAATTAAAACCTGAGAAGTCATACGGTGCGCCGGTAAAGGCGGATATGCCAGAGTCCATGCTGCAGTATTCGGGAATTTATGGCGCAACCGGTACAACGATAAATATAGATATTACCGAAGGCGGCGTAATGTCCATCACGTCGGAGCAGCCGCCTAATGATTCAGCCGGGATCTACAGGTATTCGGCAGACGGCATGTTCCATAGTTCGGATGGAAACGTGATGATCAGCTTCGTGACGGAGGAGAATGGCCGCACCTACTTATGGCTTCGTCGATACGCTTCGTTCCCGGGTCTTGGGCAGATGGCTATATCAATGTATAACGCTGAGAAGCTCCAGCCTCAGGATCTTCCGGCAGAGACAATAGAGGCATGGAATAAGCGCGATGGAAGGAAATATTATGTGCTAGATGAGAAGTATACGTCCATTGCTTATTTGACACTGGAAGCGGTAACCATCGACTTGAATGTGTCGAAACAATTGCCAGGGTACGTGTTGGATAAGCGAATAACCGGCCCGAATTCAGCCGTCTCCGAATTGCAAATTCCGGGATCGAAAGGGCGGGATCTCTTAGGTCTTACGTTCTTTACACAAGACGGCGTTGAGTACTTTAATCTTGGTGGGTTCATCTTAGTGAACGAGGATGCCGTGAATCCTTTTAGCTTCGCTAAAAAGTCAATCGTTACGATTCCGCCCGACGGATACGCCCAATGGTATACGATAAGCGACAAAGACGGGGGAAAGATCGTTAAGGTGAGCATGTCCCAGAACGCTTCCTTCGCCGTTTTTAATGCGAAGGGAACATGCATCTACTTCAGTGTCATCGGAGGCCAGGATCAGGTCGAACTGCCCGCGGGAGGATCCATAGTTTTCGCCGGAGATGCCGGCACGAAGTTCGAGATTTCTACACAGTAA
- a CDS encoding XRE family transcriptional regulator, with product MKFELGRCLLNERLMESGKSAEWLAKDLLFKPERVYDFIENKRVMPLKIAISIADSIGCDVRALYELIPNDNEIKGD from the coding sequence TTGAAATTTGAACTAGGACGTTGTTTACTGAATGAACGATTGATGGAATCCGGAAAGTCAGCGGAATGGCTGGCAAAAGACTTACTTTTTAAACCGGAACGAGTTTACGACTTTATTGAAAACAAAAGAGTGATGCCACTTAAAATTGCCATATCGATCGCCGATTCCATCGGTTGTGATGTTCGTGCCTTGTATGAATTAATTCCGAACGATAATGAAATAAAGGGAGATTAA
- a CDS encoding GNAT family N-acetyltransferase, which translates to MRIETQNVVIRTLEKKDAKRFYSIARESAVYRYMPDWADGRAHPKDYYGLIDQYQKQSDNTDISIGRSYAIALPNTDEMIGSIGVGLKEKLNEIELGYFMSEKHQRNGYTREAISALAEWCFEVSDVKYLILTINCANVPSNKLAEKCGFKLLERRTPIGDNQFYMENDSYFYYRSYRK; encoded by the coding sequence ATGCGCATAGAAACTCAAAATGTTGTTATAAGAACATTGGAAAAAAAAGATGCTAAAAGATTTTATTCAATTGCCAGGGAATCGGCTGTATACCGTTATATGCCAGATTGGGCTGACGGACGCGCACATCCGAAGGATTATTATGGATTGATTGATCAGTATCAAAAGCAATCGGATAATACGGATATTTCCATTGGCCGTTCCTACGCGATTGCCTTGCCAAACACCGATGAGATGATTGGTAGCATAGGGGTGGGGCTTAAAGAGAAGCTAAATGAAATCGAACTGGGATATTTCATGTCGGAAAAACATCAAAGGAACGGATATACCAGAGAAGCGATAAGTGCCTTGGCAGAATGGTGCTTTGAGGTATCTGATGTTAAGTATTTAATCCTGACAATTAATTGTGCCAATGTTCCCTCGAACAAATTGGCTGAAAAATGTGGATTTAAATTGCTTGAAAGACGAACGCCTATAGGGGATAACCAATTTTATATGGAAAATGATAGTTACTTTTATTACAGAAGCTACAGAAAATAA
- a CDS encoding RNA polymerase sigma factor, translating into MEVENEQRLMDEIRQGNKDAFRTLVNPLIPKAYRTAYMMLQSKPLAEEAVQNALIELYSTIVSGKEINRLYGWFSRLLAHRTVDIARKEQGYKITVDIDGMEIQDAASTPLESLLQKEQSERLFEAIITLELNQRIVVGLYYFQELKIEEIATLLDIKEGTVKSRLYHARLKLSAALQRAQGQAKELTI; encoded by the coding sequence ATGGAAGTGGAGAACGAACAACGGCTAATGGATGAGATTAGGCAGGGGAATAAAGACGCTTTCCGGACGCTGGTAAATCCGCTGATTCCGAAGGCTTACCGGACCGCATATATGATGCTGCAATCCAAGCCGTTGGCGGAGGAAGCGGTACAGAACGCACTAATTGAATTGTATTCGACGATCGTAAGCGGTAAAGAAATTAACAGACTTTATGGTTGGTTCAGCCGGCTGCTAGCTCACCGGACGGTTGATATCGCGAGGAAAGAGCAGGGATATAAAATTACCGTAGATATCGATGGCATGGAGATTCAAGATGCGGCCTCTACACCGCTTGAAAGTTTGCTCCAGAAGGAACAGTCGGAGCGGCTGTTCGAGGCGATCATTACGCTGGAGCTGAATCAGCGGATCGTTGTCGGGTTGTACTACTTTCAGGAACTAAAAATCGAGGAGATCGCCACTCTTCTGGACATTAAAGAAGGCACGGTCAAGTCCCGGCTATATCATGCCAGACTAAAACTCAGCGCTGCGCTTCAACGGGCGCAAGGGCAGGCAAAGGAGCTGACGATATGA
- a CDS encoding DUF4179 domain-containing protein, with protein sequence MSRERDTDLKAGLEQALEMISVPESLFQFAEELPGKFDRGELALDGNPKIESQPIVSIRSKRRKIPVVFKGTAVAVILVVTFFAGVTISPAFASLFRGVPGIDIAIDWLKHIREQDGVQTAMNHDYIPIDPVTMKIDGTIITISDIYLTEEELLFKSFIQTDAFDITDGSSPVSIWISPTNTLAGQGTTTSSSVIPTADSSGKPVLQETYKYQLSDGVVKQFLAQGTELELEVTKRTVTDEGRNLDIQQMGTIKVSIQPDKLLHNKVLEPKQALPVGDFDLKELSLEKVTIQPTTMNLILKGPEGWYYEFPRDDETAPYLKDDQGREYRYDPSGSGLLYYEGGKLQLPFSSSVYFEPNVRSLTLHIGSLQVGEFKPSEKLELPLNGEFPRTIHFKNKEIVIEGADYVPEGYLHLKIKKDSPKQKRLKGVSFGIVEGENITEKFNKVGTETYDAYRKKQREDMKSFHVNGFGIAEDYSKSDYLNVYIPAPKLNQYTLTLSRTGDSITVNRDYTVSLMP encoded by the coding sequence ATGAGTAGAGAACGTGATACGGATTTGAAAGCAGGCTTAGAGCAAGCGCTGGAAATGATTTCGGTACCCGAATCGTTGTTTCAATTCGCGGAGGAGCTGCCCGGCAAATTCGATCGAGGCGAGCTAGCGCTGGATGGCAACCCGAAGATCGAATCGCAACCGATTGTATCTATACGGTCCAAGCGGCGGAAGATTCCTGTCGTCTTCAAAGGCACGGCTGTGGCGGTGATCTTAGTGGTAACGTTCTTTGCAGGTGTTACCATATCGCCTGCTTTTGCTTCGCTTTTCAGAGGTGTGCCTGGCATCGATATCGCTATCGATTGGCTAAAGCATATCCGGGAGCAAGACGGTGTCCAGACGGCGATGAACCACGACTATATACCAATCGATCCGGTGACGATGAAGATAGACGGCACGATTATTACGATCAGCGACATCTATCTGACGGAAGAGGAGCTGCTGTTCAAAAGCTTTATTCAGACTGACGCATTCGATATAACCGATGGGAGCAGTCCGGTATCGATCTGGATTTCTCCAACCAATACCTTGGCTGGCCAAGGAACGACGACCTCTTCGTCTGTCATCCCGACTGCCGATAGCAGCGGGAAACCGGTGCTGCAGGAAACGTATAAGTATCAGTTATCTGATGGCGTTGTTAAGCAGTTTTTGGCACAGGGCACCGAACTTGAGCTAGAGGTTACCAAAAGAACTGTTACCGATGAGGGACGTAATTTAGATATCCAGCAAATGGGGACTATTAAAGTGTCGATTCAGCCTGACAAGCTGCTGCACAATAAAGTGCTAGAACCGAAGCAGGCGCTGCCTGTTGGTGATTTTGATCTGAAGGAACTGAGCTTGGAAAAGGTGACGATTCAACCGACGACGATGAATCTGATTTTGAAAGGGCCTGAGGGATGGTACTACGAATTTCCGAGAGACGATGAGACTGCCCCGTATTTGAAGGATGATCAAGGCCGTGAGTATCGGTACGATCCTTCAGGCTCAGGTCTATTGTATTATGAGGGAGGAAAGCTGCAATTGCCGTTCTCATCGTCCGTTTATTTCGAACCGAATGTCCGTTCATTGACGCTTCATATTGGAAGTCTTCAGGTAGGCGAATTCAAGCCAAGTGAGAAGCTGGAATTGCCTTTAAACGGCGAATTTCCGCGTACGATACATTTTAAGAATAAAGAAATCGTTATTGAAGGGGCGGACTACGTTCCCGAAGGGTATCTGCATTTGAAGATCAAAAAAGACAGTCCCAAACAGAAGAGGCTGAAGGGTGTATCTTTTGGTATCGTTGAGGGGGAGAATATTACGGAGAAATTCAATAAAGTAGGAACCGAAACTTACGATGCTTACAGGAAAAAACAAAGGGAGGACATGAAGTCCTTCCATGTGAATGGCTTCGGCATCGCCGAGGATTACAGCAAGTCGGATTATCTGAACGTCTATATTCCAGCGCCCAAGCTAAACCAGTATACGCTCACACTGTCCCGAACCGGAGATTCGATTACGGTGAACCGTGATTATACGGTTTCGTTGATGCCTTGA